The following is a genomic window from Fusarium verticillioides 7600 chromosome 5, whole genome shotgun sequence.
TCAGATGATGGGAGCAGCTATGAGCTGCCAGCTATCCTCCGAGACCGTGTATTGACTGCGAAAAAAACAATAAACACGACTCAGGATGCAGGACCAtcagatccttgatgcttGGCAGGACAACAATGCATAAGGTACCAACTGACAACAGTCTTGACAGGTTAGTTAATTGGCCCGGTAAAATGCTTGGTAAATAATAGAGATGCATCCGTATGGCCCTACCGGTTGAAGATGCCCGAGAAAGCTTCTATCGGGGCAAATTGATGGGTCCTTGAGAATCTGAGACACGACTCAATCCTTGTACTCACTGGATGTTCATGGTCTGAGCGGGAGGCTTGAACAAGGCATCTATCAATCCATTAACCACACCGTCTGGCCCGTCCCTCCTCACGAGTACAGCCCAGCACTCGTTTCAAGAGACATGAGCCTAGGTGGTTGCGAAAAGTCTAGGATTAGTAACAACGAAGCATTTGCCAATGTCGTAGTATCAAGTCGGTTCGCTTGTTGTTCGTGAACCCCAGCTATCTTTACCTCAGGTCTAATGTCAACATCCGATTGCGGCCCAATACAAACACTGTTTGTCGACCTGGGTAGCGCATCGCGCCAGTGCCCGTTGATGCGTCAACCGGTTCACGCGACTCGGCACTATGCGTGGATGGTACTCTGTATGGCTGGTAGCATTCATTCGCGAAACCGCTGTCTTCTCCACTGACCATGCAAATCTTCTACCTAAAATCACCGCCATCGCCGCTCATTATCGGGTGGTGGATGTGTTATAGAGACCAGCTGGCAGAGCAGGGTAGCAGTATAATACCCAAGGTAGGCAAGGTGGCTTGGAATGAGATGACGATAAAACGAGATAAATGCATCCAGGAGAGTGAGATCCTTGGCCAGGATTTGGATTGGCATTTAATTGTTCAGAGAATGTCCCCATATTCTATCGCGAATGGTTGACGTTCCTCGATGTGCATCGTTGGGTTCGTGAAAGGCTAATAAAGTAAGGGGACGTTCCTGAGGTATTGCATTATTAACGTCCCCCACCCAAAGACAGGCCACCCCTACAGACTGGCCACCTTTTCCCACTACTTTCCTAAAACTTTAAATCTCTTAAATAAATCTATATATTAGTAATAAAATTATACTAAaaatagtattatatatattattagctatattattAAGAAAAAAATACTATATAATTCTATTTTAACTATATAAAATTAGAGAATTTTTAAAGTAAGTTAaacttatattattaaagaATTACTAGTATTTACTAAGAAATCCTTAATAGTTTAAAATCTTctatataaaattaaaaaaaatacTTAAAAAATCTAATTTTtaatcttatatatataaaaactTAAAATAATttaatttttatttttataaagtaatattaCTTAACTAGcttatataatatatattttaaatatttttatattaaaattatataaaaataaGGGTTTATATAGTAAATAAgttatataaatagtaaaatttattattatagtaattttaattttataataaaattaatttaattaatagtaaCTTTATATCTATTTTTTAGAatttaatattttattttaaaaaaaccttaatatttaataatattaaacttttaaattaaaattaaaattaataaaaatatatactataatataatattttaaGATTTTTTTAAGATtttataactattatataataaagagcttattataatagtatttttatttaattaattataagAATTATTAAAAACTTATTCTCTTAACTACTATATAGATTTTATATAAGATTATAAATAAATTTAAAAAAGTATACTATATAAATAAATTACttttaaagtatatatattaatagatatataataaatGCTTTTTGAGcttatataagcttataTGACCTTTATTATAAAatcttttatttttcttatcTGTTAGTGTAAGGTGGCCAGTCTGTAGGGGTGGCCTGTCTTTGGGTGGGGGACGTTATGAGGTTACATGTTGGGGGAGGATACATCTGATAAGGGTAGAATGAGCCCAAGATACAGGTACCTTCCATCCACTTAAATGGCGGTAAAAGGCATCTCGACAACCGGTATGGGACCTCCACCTCTGCCCGCATCTCATCCAGGGACCAATTTCAAAGCTCTAGTAGCCAATCAAACTGCCCGTCTACCGCGTCGAGATCCGCTGTCCACTGTTCATTATCAACCGATGTTCTTCACGAGGCCCCTTCCACCATATCAGCCTCTCAGGTGCCGTTCTTTAGACGCTAGAGAGTGCGATGCCCGCTCCCTAAGGGGGCGCCCTAGCACGCAGGTATTCCCCATGCCTCCTTCCGGAACTGCCAGTGGCCGCCTAGGTAGGTTTAGTAGGtgactaggtacctacctatagCAGTGTTCCATGAACCTAAGGGAAGGCCATCCCCATCCAGAGAAAAAAAACACAaccttacctaaggtaaCCAACTTAACGACTCCATCTTTTTATTCTACTCCATCTCGCATCTTACTGTACCATCCCTTTCTCGGGGTGTCCACCGCAATCGATCACTCCAGGCTCCTTTTCGCCTGTCGCCAACCGCACACTGCCTCTTACTTTGATTCTGTCTGCTCTCTTGCACTTCAATTCTCTTGTCGGTTCCGGAATGAGGTAGCCGTTCGAATGCGCTCAGCTCCCTGACCGGACTGAGTCTGTGCCAGCAACCCGACCCCGTGAAATCCACCTTCGTCGCATTGCCAGCCACGCCCCTCGACCTTGGACCCCATGAGCCGCGACCACAAGGCACCTGCTGGGCCTCGACCAGCCAACTTTTCTCCAACGCGATTGTGAGCCTTTTCCATCTGACATTTTTCTATTTGTTTCGTTCATTTTGACCTATTGGTCAATGCATGTTCTGGCGTACCGCTGTCATCGTCAtatccaagtctttgatcgCCCTGCATTTCTGCACATGGCCAAGCTGACCTTGATCCCTTTGTGACAGGGGCAAAACCGCCAACGCTCAGCCTCGACCACATATCCCCTCGACGAACCCTGGCTTTGCCTCCGACGATCCAATGCTCAGCGCAACTCCTTCCAACAATCATTCCATTTTTTCTTTTAGTCGCGATGGAGATTCAGGTCAATTAAACGACTCGACTGCCTCTTTCGATTTCTTGCCCTCTGTCAGCTTCGACGATTTACAGAGTAGTATCGAATCCGCTTCAACAGATTTCAAACTGACCCAATTCCCGTCTCCCAACGGCGAAGGGGGCATCCTCGATACGCACGGGGTAGATCACGCCAGTATGTCTTCTAGATCTCAAGTAGTTCCATCATCGAATGGTGCTGCCACTAGGACTGCCGTCCAAACCAACACTCGACCCTCTCGATCAGGCTCGCTCCTGCGACGACCTAGTAACTCCAACAGACCGCCTGCCAATACCTCTGGTGCTTCTGGTCCGACTGATCATATCCACGGGCCGGGCGCTGCACGCTCTCGTCGACAAAGTCAATACCCGCCTGTCTCCAATACCGTCGTGCCGAAACCTCCTCGAAAGTCGATCGGCCCAGGAATTGTTGGCGATGGGGATTATGGAACCCGACCTCCCCAGAAGCGACGCCCCAGTCTCTTCTCCGAAGGGACGCCTACGGGCTCGACGAGAGCTTCCATGGACGCCAATTCATTGTGGCTCGATAATACAAGAAATTTCCCCAACTCAAGGGCTGCGAAATCCAAATCAGTACAACCGCCACCACGACCAAATCAAAccaaccttggtcttggtaaCACCCTCACCCCAGAGCAGAACCGACACTCTACCCTGGCCCCGCGATCACCTCGGGTCGGAGGCCGATTGAGCACGCCGTCCTCCGCCAACAAGAGGGTTTCGATGATGCCCGGCGCCCACCATTCATCACATGCGACTGGCCTCGGCGCGAGGACAATTAGTCCCACTGATACAAGGAGGATGAAACGACTCTCGACCATGCCGCAGTCATTGAGTCTTGGTCAGGTTTCTACccctccgcctccaccaCCAGTGTCGATGAACAATCAGCCTGAGAGAGCTGAATCGAAATCGCCTTCTATGATTCCGAGACGAACTTCTGGTAccccatcatcctcgagaaCTACGCCAGACCTCCACCGTAAATCATTCAACTCAAATCTTTCAGTTAATTCAGGCTTCAGCCTGAACTCGGCCAGAACATCGACTGGATCGCTACACCGTATATCTGGTTCGTCATCAACGTCGCGCTTGCCTGCCCCAAAACATACCACAGTCCACAATCCTATTCCgattgacgatgacgaatATGTTCCGCCTGTCCCTGCTATACCGAAAGCCTACGAGTCGCCGAAAGACTCGCCAGCAGACACTTATTtcatggagaagaaaaagaccGCGCTCAGTAACATGGATGCCATGGGCATGAACTCAAACTCTACTGGAGTCATTTCTATGCCTGTCTTTCCTGAGCCTACAAAGCTTCAGAGAAAGCCCAGCGCGCGAAAGAGCTATGTACCAAGTGTAGCGGCTGAGCCTGATAGCAAGGCCACTCCTCCAAATAAGCGACATCTGCAACCTCTAAAACTACCACCAATTAACCTGGGACCTTTGAGCACCCCAACTGCTAACAAGATTGCAGCATTGCAGGACCACAGCAGTGTAGAACGGCACGAAACTCCACCACCAGCCCGGCAATTGCCAAAGACGCCCACAACCCCTATGACGGCTTCCAAAAGCTCCTTCTTTGCTAAGAGTCGCCATGGCGATACTCCTGAGCTTCCCTCTCTTAGGAGCAGCAGTTCAGTTCATCACACACATCTTACGCCTACACCCCCTGACGCTAGTTCGACCGAATCGTCGTTAGCTTTCAAGGAACTTGATCACAAGCAAAGCATGTCAcctttcttgtcatcctcgtTACCCAAGGGGGGCGGAGACCATGGTTTCTTGAAGAGGTCTAAGACGGGAGCCGACTTCATGACTTTGGATGAAAACATGTTCCAAGATCAGATCCACCAAAAGCCAACGGGTTCTCGTGCGcccaaagaagcagaaccAACTCCCAAATCTCCTCAACCGGAACCTTCGCTGGATGAGCCACAGACaccctcctcgatgagctctATTCGACGAAAACTCAGTCTTTCTTGGAAGCGTGGGAACTCCAAGAGCAACATTACTGCACCTACAGATGTGGTTGAGAAAGCCAGCGCGAAGCAGCCAGAGGAACCTATGCCTCCTCCCAGGATCCCCATCTCCTCCACTTTAAATAACCTGTCAACTCTCAAGCAAGCCAGTCCTTCCCCAACCGTGAAGCAACCTCCTGGAGGGTATCTTGAGTCACGGAGGCGAAAGAGCTCTGGTGGAAGCCTCAATGGGTTTATATCTCACGACAAGACAAAAAGCGAATCTTGGACTGTGAAGAAAACAGTGCCAGACCCTTCAACAATGCCCGTTGGTCGAAATACCTCGGTCATGCAGAAAATCCTTCGCCCCAGGAATTCTTCTGGCATGTCGAAGGGCCCTGACTCATACTCTGCAGACCTCGACAAGGACGATGtggcagcagaagaagagatggcaaAGTTGGGTTCCAGGCGCAAAGAGACGGACGTTGCTGCTAGAACCCTCGACGCACTTAGAAAGCGAGCCACCCCCAAAGAGCGAGTTGGCGCCCACGAAGCTATTCGCATTGCCATGCTCAATATTTATGAGAGGGGCGAAATTGT
Proteins encoded in this region:
- a CDS encoding CMGC/DYRK/DYRK2 protein kinase, which produces MLSATPSNNHSIFSFSRDGDSGQLNDSTASFDFLPSVSFDDLQSSIESASTDFKLTQFPSPNGEGGILDTHGVDHASMSSRSQVVPSSNGAATRTAVQTNTRPSRSGSLLRRPSNSNRPPANTSGASGPTDHIHGPGAARSRRQSQYPPVSNTVVPKPPRKSIGPGIVGDGDYGTRPPQKRRPSLFSEGTPTGSTRASMDANSLWLDNTRNFPNSRAAKSKSVQPPPRPNQTNLGLGNTLTPEQNRHSTLAPRSPRVGGRLSTPSSANKRVSMMPGAHHSSHATGLGARTISPTDTRRMKRLSTMPQSLSLGQVSTPPPPPPVSMNNQPERAESKSPSMIPRRTSGTPSSSRTTPDLHRKSFNSNLSVNSGFSLNSARTSTGSLHRISGSSSTSRLPAPKHTTVHNPIPIDDDEYVPPVPAIPKAYESPKDSPADTYFMEKKKTALSNMDAMGMNSNSTGVISMPVFPEPTKLQRKPSARKSYVPSVAAEPDSKATPPNKRHLQPLKLPPINLGPLSTPTANKIAALQDHSSVERHETPPPARQLPKTPTTPMTASKSSFFAKSRHGDTPELPSLRSSSSVHHTHLTPTPPDASSTESSLAFKELDHKQSMSPFLSSSLPKGGGDHGFLKRSKTGADFMTLDENMFQDQIHQKPTGSRAPKEAEPTPKSPQPEPSLDEPQTPSSMSSIRRKLSLSWKRGNSKSNITAPTDVVEKASAKQPEEPMPPPRIPISSTLNNLSTLKQASPSPTVKQPPGGYLESRRRKSSGGSLNGFISHDKTKSESWTVKKTVPDPSTMPVGRNTSVMQKILRPRNSSGMSKGPDSYSADLDKDDVAAEEEMAKLGSRRKETDVAARTLDALRKRATPKERVGAHEAIRIAMLNIYERGEIVDYTDVYFCGTQNAHKVVGDLQSDAPNFGYDDERGDYYIVPGDHLAYRYEIIDVLGKGSFGQVVRCIDHKTGGLVAIKIIRNKKRFHQQALVEVNILQKLREWDPKNRHSMVNFTQSFYFRGHLCISTELLDMNLYELIKAHAFRGFSIKIIRRFTKQILSSLNLLKQHKVIHCDLKPENILLRHPLHAEIKVIDFGSSCFENEKVYTYIQSRFYRSPEVILGMTYGMPIDMWSVGCILAELYTGVPIFPGENEQEQLACIMEVFGPPEKHLIEKSTRKKLFFDSMGKPRLTVSSKGRRRRPSSKTLGQVLKCDDEVFIDFLHRCLRWDPERRMKPEDAIRHEFITGRKMPVPRMPPTRESSPMKRHNTISTPRPLPEPPGAGAKPPTSLRTGASPHKLVSGGVRKTSGTTGPIGSMPTKRMSAGTTGLAQGASSLPRAAGRSVSAKQDLAAAGATAAMSRRT
- a CDS encoding CMGC/DYRK/DYRK2 protein kinase, translating into MSRDHKAPAGPRPANFSPTRLGKTANAQPRPHIPSTNPGFASDDPMLSATPSNNHSIFSFSRDGDSGQLNDSTASFDFLPSVSFDDLQSSIESASTDFKLTQFPSPNGEGGILDTHGVDHASMSSRSQVVPSSNGAATRTAVQTNTRPSRSGSLLRRPSNSNRPPANTSGASGPTDHIHGPGAARSRRQSQYPPVSNTVVPKPPRKSIGPGIVGDGDYGTRPPQKRRPSLFSEGTPTGSTRASMDANSLWLDNTRNFPNSRAAKSKSVQPPPRPNQTNLGLGNTLTPEQNRHSTLAPRSPRVGGRLSTPSSANKRVSMMPGAHHSSHATGLGARTISPTDTRRMKRLSTMPQSLSLGQVSTPPPPPPVSMNNQPERAESKSPSMIPRRTSGTPSSSRTTPDLHRKSFNSNLSVNSGFSLNSARTSTGSLHRISGSSSTSRLPAPKHTTVHNPIPIDDDEYVPPVPAIPKAYESPKDSPADTYFMEKKKTALSNMDAMGMNSNSTGVISMPVFPEPTKLQRKPSARKSYVPSVAAEPDSKATPPNKRHLQPLKLPPINLGPLSTPTANKIAALQDHSSVERHETPPPARQLPKTPTTPMTASKSSFFAKSRHGDTPELPSLRSSSSVHHTHLTPTPPDASSTESSLAFKELDHKQSMSPFLSSSLPKGGGDHGFLKRSKTGADFMTLDENMFQDQIHQKPTGSRAPKEAEPTPKSPQPEPSLDEPQTPSSMSSIRRKLSLSWKRGNSKSNITAPTDVVEKASAKQPEEPMPPPRIPISSTLNNLSTLKQASPSPTVKQPPGGYLESRRRKSSGGSLNGFISHDKTKSESWTVKKTVPDPSTMPVGRNTSVMQKILRPRNSSGMSKGPDSYSADLDKDDVAAEEEMAKLGSRRKETDVAARTLDALRKRATPKERVGAHEAIRIAMLNIYERGEIVDYTDVYFCGTQNAHKVVGDLQSDAPNFGYDDERGDYYIVPGDHLAYRYEIIDVLGKGSFGQVVRCIDHKTGGLVAIKIIRNKKRFHQQALVEVNILQKLREWDPKNRHSMVNFTQSFYFRGHLCISTELLDMNLYELIKAHAFRGFSIKIIRRFTKQILSSLNLLKQHKVIHCDLKPENILLRHPLHAEIKVIDFGSSCFENEKVYTYIQSRFYRSPEVILGMTYGMPIDMWSVGCILAELYTGVPIFPGENEQEQLACIMEVFGPPEKHLIEKSTRKKLFFDSMGKPRLTVSSKGRRRRPSSKTLGQVLKCDDEVFIDFLHRCLRWDPERRMKPEDAIRHEFITGRKMPVPRMPPTRESSPMKRHNTISTPRPLPEPPGAGAKPPTSLRTGASPHKLVSGGVRKTSGTTGPIGSMPTKRMSAGTTGLAQGASSLPRAAGRSVSAKQDLAAAGATAAMSRRT